The segment AAACCCGCCAGGATCGTCAGCGGATGAATATAGCTTTCATACAGCACGCCCAGCAGCGTGTAGATCACCGCGATGGCTGCCACCAGCAGCACGATCTGCGTCGCCTGCGACGACTGGAACACCGCCGCGTCGCCGCCCCAGCTGGTGAAGATCGAGCTGGGCATGGCGATCTCCTGCCGGTAGCGGTCGATGCGTGCCGAAGCATCGCCCAGCGCCGCGCCCGGCGCCAGGTTGAACGACACCGTCACCGAAGGCAGCTGCCCCTGGTGGTTGACGGAGATTGGCCCGACCCGGCGCTCGGTGGTGGCGAAGGCTGAGACCGGCACCATCTGGCCGGTCTTGCTGCGCACATAGAGCTTGGAGAACGCGCTCTCGTCGGTGCGGTCGACATCGGCCGCCTGCAGGATCACGTAGTAGTTGTCGATCGGCGTATAGATGGTCGACACCTGCCGCTCGCCGAAGGCCGAGTACAGCGCGGTGCGCACGTCCTGCATCTGCACACCCAGCGCATTGGCCTTGTCGCGGTCGATCGACAGGTGCGCCTCCAGCCCGGACTGCTGCGAATCGCTGGTGACGTCGCGGAAGATCGGATCGGCGCGCATCTTTGCCATCAGCTGGTCGGACGAGTCCTGCAGCTGGCCGGCCTTCACGCTCTGCAATGTGTACTGGTAGCGGCTCTTGCTCTGGCGCCCGCCCAGCTGCAGGTTCTGCACCGGCGCAAAGTACACCGCCAGGCCCGGCACACCGGCAACATCGCGCCGCAGCGACTCGATCACCTTCGGCATCGCTTCGCGCTCGCCGCGCGGCTTCAGTTCGACAAACATGCGCCCGGTGTTGATGGCGGGCGACGGGCCGCCGCCGATGGCGACCACGATGCTCTTGACCGCGGGGTTGGCGCGCATGCGCTCGGCGGCGTCGCGCAGGCGTTCCGCCATGGCGTCGAAGGAGATGTCCTGCGGGCCTTCGGCGTTGACGCGGATCTGGCCGATGTCCTCTTCGGGGAAGAAGCCCTTGGGAATGGTGACGAACAGCACCGCGGTCAGCACGAAGGTCAGGCCCGCGACCGCCAACACGGTGCGGCGGTGCGCCAGGCACCAGTCCAGCCCGCGCGCATAGCGGTGCAGCGTGAACTCGAACAGGTTCTCGAACCACTGCGTGGAGCGCATGCCGAAGGTCTGCTTCTGCACGATGTCGGGCTGCGCCGACGCGTGGTCGCCGTAGGCATGGTGCGATTCATCCACCGGCACGTTCTCGGCCGACAGGAAGCGCGCGCACAGCATCGGGATCAGCGTCAGCGACACCAGCGCCGATACCAGGATCGCCAGCGACACCACCGCGGCAAATTCATGGAACAACAGCCCGATCACGCCCGGCATGAAGAAGATCGGGATAAACACCGCCACCAGCGAGATCGAGATCGACAGGATGGTGAAGCCCATCTCGCGCGAACCCACCAGCGCGGCCTTCAGCGGCGCCACGCCTTCCTCGATATGGCGCACGATGTTCTCGAGCATAACGATGGCGTCGTCCACCACCAGGCCCACCGCCAGGGTGATGGCCAGCAGCGAGACGTTGTCCAGGCTGTAGCCGAAGGCCTTCATCAGCGCCACCGTGCCGATCAGCGAGATCGGCAGCGACACCGTGGGGATCAGCGTGGCGGCGGCGCGGCGCAGGAACAGGAAGATCACCATCACCACCAGCGCCACCGTCAGCGCCAGCGTGAACTGCACGTCGTGGATCGATTCGCGGATCGAGCGCGAGCGGTCGTTGACCACCGACACATTGACCGAGCCCGGCATCTGCTGGATCAGGCGGGGCAGGGCGGCGTTGATCGCATCGACCACTGCCACGGTGTTGGCGTCGGGCTGGCGCAGCACGGCCAGCACAATCGAGCGCTCGTTGTTGAGCCAGCTGCCGGTCTTGATGGTCTCGACGCTGTCCTCGACCTCGGCCACGTCAGAGAGCCGCACCAGCGCGCCGCTGGGCTGGCTGGCGACGATGATGTTGCGGAAGGCGTCGGCGCTGGTCAGCTGCCGGTTGGCCTGGATGGTCAGGGTCTGGCGCGCGCTGTCGAGCGTGCCCACCGGCGTGTTGGCGTTGGCGCGATTGAGCGCCGTGGCCAGCTCGTCTAGCGTCAGGCCGCGCGCGGCGAGCGCATCGGGGTGGGCGCGCACGCGCACGGCAAAGCGCTTCTGCCCGAAGATCTGCACCTGCGCCACCCCCGGCAGCGTGGCCAGCGTGGGCGAGATCAGGTTGTCGCCAAAGGCATTGAGGTCGGCCAGGCTCATCGCCGGCGAGTTGATCGCCAGCAGCAGCACCGGCGCGTCGGCCGGGTTGACCTTGCGGTACGACGGCGGCACCGTCATCTCGATCGGCAGCGAACGCTGGGCGCGGAACAGTGCCGCCTGCACGTCGACGGCCGCGTCGTCGATATTGCGGTCGTTGTTGAATTCGATGGTGATGCTGGAGTTGCCGAGCGTGTTCTGCGAGCTGATCACCGTCACGCCGGGGATGGTCGCGAACTGCTTCTCCAGTTGCGTGGCCACCGACGCCGCCATGGTCTCCGGGCTGGCGCCGGGCAGCGTGGCGGTGACCTGGATCACCGGCGAGTTGAAGCTGGGCAGCGCCGCGATCGGGATGGTCGGATACAGCACGATGCCGGCGACCACCACCGCCAGGCACAGCAGCACCGTCATCACCGGACGGCGGATGCAGAGTTCAGACAGCGTCATGGCTCAGTGCCCCGCGGTGGCAGGGGCCGGACGGGCGGCGGCGGCCGAGGCGCCGGCGGCCGGGGCCTCGCGCACCAGCGCGCCGGGGCGCAGGTTCTGCATGCCTTCCACGACTACGCGGGCGCCGGGTTGCACCCCCTCGACCACGGCGGCGGCGGCAGTGGTGGTCACCACCTGCACCGGCACGCGCGCCACCTTGCTGTCGGGCTGGACCACATAGACAAAGCGGCCTTCGGGGCCGGTCACCACCGCCTGCGGCGGCACCGACAGCGCGCCCTTCAGGGTCTGCACCACGGCGTTGACGTTGGCATAGGTGCCCGGCCACAGCCGCTGCTCCTCATTGTCGAACTGCGCCTTGACGCGGATGGTGCCGTACTGCGGATCGACGGTGTTATCCACAAAGGTGATCCTGCCGGTCACCGGGGTCTTGCTGCCGTCGTTGGGCAGCGCGGTGACCTGCACCGGGCCGGCGTGCAGCGCCTCGCGCAGCGCGCCCAGCTGCCGCTCGGGCAGGCTGAAGGTGACGGCAATCGGCTGCACCTGGGCGATGATGACCATCGGCTGGGTGCTGTTGGGCAGCACCAGCGAACCCGGGAAGGCGTTGATCACGCCGGTGCGGCCGCTGATGGTGGCGCGGATGGCGCCGTAGCTGACCGCCACGCGGCTGGCTTCGATCGCGGCCTGGTCGGCGCGCACGGTGGCGGCAAAACCATCCACCTTGGCCTGGGCGGTGTCGACCGCGCTCCTGGAGATGAAGTTGCGCTGCAGCAGCTCCTGGCTGCGCGCGAGCGTGCGCCGGGCATCGGCCAGGTCGGCCTGGTCGCGCAGCAACTGGGCCTGAGCCTTGGCCAGGTTGGCCTCGTCCATGCGGGTATCGAGCGAGAACAGCAGGTCGCCCGGCCTGACGGTCTGGCCTTCCTTGATATGGACGGTGCGCACGGTGCTGGACACCTGCGGGCGCACCTCGACCGTGGACAGCGCGGTGACATTGCCGTTGGCCGTGACCTGCAGCGGCACGTCGCCCTGCTGCACGCGCGCGGTGGACACCACCACGGCGGCCGGCGCCTTGGGCGCGGGCTTGGGCGCAAACCAGGTACGCCAGGCAAACCAGCCCAGGCCGGCAATGACCAGCACCACGGCCACCACCGCCCACGGCGATACGCGGCCGCGCCCGGTTCCGGTGGCCGCCCTCCAGTTGCTGTCGACGAAGCCCTTGGGCTGGTCGATCCTGTCAGATTTCATATTTGTGTGGACCCTCTGCACCGCGTCTTCGCGCCACTCCCCGTAATCGCCCGGCTGGTTGTGCCCAGATGTTGCCGGTGCGCGTCGCGCAAAGACTCTACTAGTACCGCGCTTCGCCCGCCGGAGCCAGCGCCGCGTATTACAGTCCGTTACAGGGTTGCAAGGGTCTGGTAATGCCCGGCACCGGCAAACGCCGTCCGGGCCACAGGGGAGGCCGGAGATGTGTTTAGCGGGGCGCTTGTATGGTTAGACAAACATTATCAGAAAAGCTGCCGCCGGCCATCGCGGCGCCACTGATTGACGCTGTCGACCGACAGTTCGCGTGGCCCGGCCTGCACAACCACGACATCGCCGGCGCGCACTTCTCCCTTCAGCACCACGCTGAGGTAGACCCCGGAGTAGCCGCTCTGGATCATGTCGCGCACCGCGTGGCGGTAGCCCAGCGCGGCAT is part of the Cupriavidus necator genome and harbors:
- a CDS encoding efflux RND transporter periplasmic adaptor subunit, producing MKSDRIDQPKGFVDSNWRAATGTGRGRVSPWAVVAVVLVIAGLGWFAWRTWFAPKPAPKAPAAVVVSTARVQQGDVPLQVTANGNVTALSTVEVRPQVSSTVRTVHIKEGQTVRPGDLLFSLDTRMDEANLAKAQAQLLRDQADLADARRTLARSQELLQRNFISRSAVDTAQAKVDGFAATVRADQAAIEASRVAVSYGAIRATISGRTGVINAFPGSLVLPNSTQPMVIIAQVQPIAVTFSLPERQLGALREALHAGPVQVTALPNDGSKTPVTGRITFVDNTVDPQYGTIRVKAQFDNEEQRLWPGTYANVNAVVQTLKGALSVPPQAVVTGPEGRFVYVVQPDSKVARVPVQVVTTTAAAAVVEGVQPGARVVVEGMQNLRPGALVREAPAAGASAAAARPAPATAGH
- a CDS encoding efflux RND transporter permease subunit: MTLSELCIRRPVMTVLLCLAVVVAGIVLYPTIPIAALPSFNSPVIQVTATLPGASPETMAASVATQLEKQFATIPGVTVISSQNTLGNSSITIEFNNDRNIDDAAVDVQAALFRAQRSLPIEMTVPPSYRKVNPADAPVLLLAINSPAMSLADLNAFGDNLISPTLATLPGVAQVQIFGQKRFAVRVRAHPDALAARGLTLDELATALNRANANTPVGTLDSARQTLTIQANRQLTSADAFRNIIVASQPSGALVRLSDVAEVEDSVETIKTGSWLNNERSIVLAVLRQPDANTVAVVDAINAALPRLIQQMPGSVNVSVVNDRSRSIRESIHDVQFTLALTVALVVMVIFLFLRRAAATLIPTVSLPISLIGTVALMKAFGYSLDNVSLLAITLAVGLVVDDAIVMLENIVRHIEEGVAPLKAALVGSREMGFTILSISISLVAVFIPIFFMPGVIGLLFHEFAAVVSLAILVSALVSLTLIPMLCARFLSAENVPVDESHHAYGDHASAQPDIVQKQTFGMRSTQWFENLFEFTLHRYARGLDWCLAHRRTVLAVAGLTFVLTAVLFVTIPKGFFPEEDIGQIRVNAEGPQDISFDAMAERLRDAAERMRANPAVKSIVVAIGGGPSPAINTGRMFVELKPRGEREAMPKVIESLRRDVAGVPGLAVYFAPVQNLQLGGRQSKSRYQYTLQSVKAGQLQDSSDQLMAKMRADPIFRDVTSDSQQSGLEAHLSIDRDKANALGVQMQDVRTALYSAFGERQVSTIYTPIDNYYVILQAADVDRTDESAFSKLYVRSKTGQMVPVSAFATTERRVGPISVNHQGQLPSVTVSFNLAPGAALGDASARIDRYRQEIAMPSSIFTSWGGDAAVFQSSQATQIVLLVAAIAVIYTLLGVLYESYIHPLTILAGLPSAAVGALLTLFIFNVELSLIAVIGVLMLIGIVKKNAIMMIDFALAAQREQGMTPAKAIRQACLLRFRPIMMTTFAAVMGALPLALGLGAGAELRQPLGLAVVGGLLFSQVITLFITPVIYLALDRFSGTGPLQIDSEGTKLPDKAPGETVHQR